Proteins from a single region of Lelliottia sp. JS-SCA-14:
- a CDS encoding FUSC family protein, which produces MDLSAFSWRKMPWFKANPAQWRYALRNGIAMCLALSVAYYLNLDEPYWAMTSAAVVSFPTVGGVISKSLGRVAGSLLGATAALIIAGHTLNDPWLFLLSMAAWLGVCTWACAHFTNNVAYAFQLAGYTAAIIAFPVVNILDTTELWDIAQARVCEVIIGILCGGVMMMILPSTSDGTTLISALKTMHARLLEHASLLWQPDSSDAVRLAHEKVIGQILTMNLLRIQAFWSHYRFRRQNKLLNYLLHQQLRMTSALSGLRRILLNWPSPPDNTREVIDRLLAALANPQTDMLAVARIIAPLAPTDEFDYRHRAFWQRLLYFCRLYLRSSRWISAVENATPITEFNVPGSPALTRHTDNKEALWSGFRTFCALTLVGAWSITTQWESGSAALTLAAISCVLYSVAASPFNSLTLLMRTLVLLSLFSFAVKFGLMVQITDLWQFLLFLFPLLTTMQLLKLQMPKLAGLWGQLIVFMGSFISVTNPPVYNFADFMNDNLAKILGVGLAWLAFAVLRPGSDARKSRRHIRELRAGFVDQLSRKPHLRESEYESLVYHHVSQLNNSQDELSRRWLLRWGVVLLNCSHVVWQLRAWETRSDPLSQVRDICISLLRDVMSKRGVQQRPLAMTLAELQRICDTLARHHLPAARDLASLIWRLHCSLSQLEQAPPPGTITDQITPQA; this is translated from the coding sequence ATGGACCTCTCTGCTTTCTCCTGGCGTAAAATGCCGTGGTTTAAAGCAAACCCGGCGCAGTGGCGCTACGCCCTGCGCAACGGGATCGCCATGTGTCTGGCCCTGTCGGTGGCCTATTACCTGAATCTGGATGAGCCCTACTGGGCCATGACTTCTGCGGCGGTGGTCAGCTTTCCGACCGTCGGCGGCGTCATCAGTAAAAGTCTTGGGCGCGTCGCCGGGAGCCTGCTTGGTGCGACGGCGGCGCTGATTATCGCCGGACATACGCTCAACGATCCCTGGCTCTTTTTGCTCAGCATGGCCGCCTGGCTCGGCGTTTGTACCTGGGCCTGCGCCCATTTTACGAATAACGTCGCCTACGCGTTCCAGCTGGCGGGCTATACCGCCGCGATTATCGCCTTTCCGGTGGTCAATATTCTCGACACCACGGAGCTTTGGGATATCGCCCAGGCGCGCGTGTGCGAAGTGATCATCGGTATTTTGTGCGGCGGGGTGATGATGATGATCCTGCCGAGCACCTCTGACGGCACCACGCTCATCTCGGCGTTAAAAACCATGCATGCGCGCCTGCTGGAGCACGCCAGTCTGCTCTGGCAGCCCGATTCCAGCGATGCGGTTCGCCTGGCCCACGAGAAAGTCATCGGCCAGATCCTGACCATGAACCTCCTGCGCATCCAGGCGTTCTGGAGCCATTACCGCTTTCGTCGGCAGAATAAATTACTGAACTACCTTCTCCACCAGCAGTTGAGAATGACCAGCGCCCTTTCGGGCCTGCGCCGGATATTGCTCAACTGGCCCAGTCCGCCGGACAACACGCGCGAAGTGATCGACCGTCTGCTGGCGGCGCTGGCGAATCCGCAGACGGATATGCTGGCGGTGGCGCGTATCATTGCGCCTCTCGCGCCGACGGATGAGTTTGATTACCGCCATCGCGCGTTCTGGCAGCGGTTGCTCTACTTTTGCCGCTTATACCTGCGCAGCAGTCGCTGGATCAGCGCCGTTGAAAATGCCACACCCATTACCGAATTTAACGTGCCGGGCAGCCCTGCGCTGACCAGGCATACGGATAACAAAGAAGCGTTATGGAGCGGTTTTCGCACCTTCTGCGCCCTGACGCTGGTCGGTGCCTGGAGCATCACCACCCAGTGGGAGTCGGGCTCGGCGGCGCTGACGCTGGCGGCGATCAGCTGCGTGCTCTACTCCGTGGCTGCCTCGCCGTTTAACTCTCTGACACTGCTGATGCGTACGCTGGTGCTGCTTTCGCTCTTCAGCTTCGCCGTGAAATTCGGGCTGATGGTGCAAATCACCGATCTGTGGCAGTTCCTGCTGTTCCTGTTCCCGCTGCTCACCACGATGCAGCTGCTGAAATTGCAGATGCCGAAACTCGCGGGCTTGTGGGGGCAACTGATCGTCTTTATGGGGTCGTTCATTTCCGTCACCAATCCGCCGGTTTACAATTTTGCCGACTTTATGAATGACAATCTGGCGAAGATTCTGGGCGTGGGGCTGGCGTGGCTGGCCTTTGCGGTCCTGCGCCCCGGCTCGGACGCGCGGAAAAGTCGGCGACACATCCGCGAGCTGCGCGCAGGGTTTGTCGATCAGCTCAGCCGCAAGCCGCACCTGCGTGAGAGTGAATACGAATCGCTGGTTTATCATCACGTGAGTCAGCTGAATAACAGCCAGGATGAGCTATCGCGTCGCTGGCTGCTGCGCTGGGGCGTGGTGCTGTTGAACTGTTCGCATGTGGTGTGGCAACTGCGCGCATGGGAAACCCGCTCAGATCCCCTGTCGCAGGTGCGTGATATCTGCATTTCCCTGCTGCGGGACGTGATGAGCAAACGCGGCGTTCAGCAGCGCCCGCTGGCGATGACGCTCGCAGAGCTACAGCGCATTTGCGATACGCTGGCGCGCCACCATCTACCGGCAGCGCGCGATCTCGCGTCGCTGATCTGGCGTCTGCACTGTTCGCTCTCTCAGCTGGAACAGGCTCCGCCGCCAGGGACGATTACGGATCAGATCACCCCGCAGGCGTAA
- a CDS encoding HlyD family secretion protein produces MSLKTVKYFSSLLVLALALVAGWWLWNYYMQSPWTRDGKIRAEQVSITPQVSGSIITLRVKDNQKVRAGDVLFRIDETPYHIAVLNAQAQLAKAQSDLAKANNEANRRRHLPQNFISAEDLDTANINVKAMQASVEVAEATLKQAQWQLTQTVVKAPVDGWVTNLSTREGDYATQGKPLFALVDSHSFYVVGYFEETKLRHIQEGAAARITLYSGSRVLQGHVSSIGRAIYDQSVETDSGLVPDIKPNVPWVRLAQRVPVRVEFDNLPNDITLVSGTTCTVSIGAH; encoded by the coding sequence ATGTCGCTGAAAACCGTTAAATACTTTTCGAGCCTGCTGGTGCTGGCTCTGGCGCTGGTCGCTGGCTGGTGGTTATGGAATTATTACATGCAGTCTCCCTGGACGCGCGACGGCAAAATCCGCGCTGAGCAGGTGAGCATTACCCCGCAAGTCTCCGGCAGTATCATCACGCTGCGGGTGAAAGATAACCAGAAAGTCAGAGCGGGAGATGTGCTCTTTCGCATCGATGAAACGCCCTACCATATCGCGGTGCTGAATGCCCAGGCGCAGCTGGCAAAAGCGCAGTCGGATCTGGCGAAAGCCAATAACGAAGCCAACCGTCGCCGCCATCTGCCGCAAAACTTTATCTCCGCCGAAGATCTCGATACCGCGAACATTAACGTGAAAGCGATGCAGGCCAGCGTGGAAGTGGCGGAAGCGACGCTGAAACAGGCGCAGTGGCAACTCACGCAGACGGTGGTCAAAGCGCCTGTTGACGGCTGGGTGACCAACTTATCCACCCGCGAAGGGGATTACGCCACCCAGGGAAAACCGCTGTTCGCGCTTGTGGATAGCCACTCTTTCTATGTCGTGGGCTATTTCGAAGAGACCAAACTGCGCCACATTCAGGAAGGCGCTGCGGCGCGAATCACCTTGTACAGCGGCTCCCGCGTGTTACAGGGTCACGTTTCCAGCATTGGCCGCGCAATCTACGATCAGAGCGTCGAGACTGATTCCGGCCTGGTGCCTGATATCAAACCCAACGTGCCGTGGGTCCGCCTCGCCCAGCGCGTGCCGGTTCGCGTGGAGTTCGATAACCTGCCGAACGATATCACCCTGGTGTCCGGGACCACCTGTACCGTGTCGATCGGAGCCCACTGA
- a CDS encoding DUF1656 domain-containing protein — protein MKFSYSSAGLPLQDLIVGASVYFPPIFKAVMLGFLIWLVAHRLLRDWMYSGEIWHPMLMDLSLFTLSVCLGLALLIAW, from the coding sequence GTGAAGTTCTCTTATAGCTCCGCGGGTTTACCCCTACAGGACCTGATTGTCGGCGCATCTGTCTATTTCCCCCCGATTTTCAAAGCCGTGATGTTGGGCTTTTTGATCTGGCTTGTGGCACACCGACTGCTTCGTGACTGGATGTATTCCGGTGAAATCTGGCATCCCATGTTGATGGATCTTTCGTTGTTTACCCTTTCGGTTTGTCTTGGTCTGGCTCTGTTGATTGCGTGGTGA
- the slyA gene encoding transcriptional regulator SlyA, translated as MKLESPLGSDLARLVRIWRALIDHRLKPLELTQTHWVTLHNIHQLPPEQSQIQLAKAIGIEQPSLVRTLDQLEEKGLISRQTCASDRRAKRIKLTEKAAPIITEMEAVISKTRGEILSGISPAELEQLIDMIARLEQNINELQTRD; from the coding sequence ATGAAATTGGAATCGCCATTAGGTTCTGATCTGGCAAGGTTGGTGCGCATCTGGCGTGCTCTGATTGACCATCGCCTGAAACCTCTGGAATTGACACAGACGCATTGGGTTACGCTGCATAACATTCATCAGTTGCCGCCCGAGCAGTCACAAATTCAACTGGCAAAAGCGATTGGCATTGAGCAGCCGTCCCTTGTGCGCACGCTCGATCAGCTGGAGGAGAAGGGACTGATATCGCGTCAGACCTGCGCCAGCGACCGCCGTGCCAAACGTATTAAGCTCACTGAAAAAGCAGCGCCTATCATCACCGAGATGGAAGCTGTGATCAGTAAAACGCGCGGTGAAATCCTCTCCGGGATCTCACCGGCCGAGCTGGAACAGCTGATTGACATGATTGCTCGCCTTGAGCAGAACATCAATGAGCTCCAGACCCGCGACTAA
- a CDS encoding GGDEF domain-containing protein: MIVINRHLGNRYVSFALTCLVFFGILHAIFNNIERTVPTLSPFLFPTLTVFLLVFHLFIAIFMIMKYWCDKQRVFLLAIAFAFVGSALLMAGTLSCFPTWLNPYSLHPNNYNDAMIYFMMRNIMMASLFTLSTVLFTLRHSALTRPMYGFIVGLLLIFTALMIILAWLYSSHSALLSLDLVNNDTRQSTILWTQVINIILILFWVSTLITMLVITRLRNLFWLSGCFLCVCYIITLSTLMTTDYVGGFVWYRARFFEAIATLVIIFTLLQDVFSLYRQSHLKYQQSYQNSIRDALTRLYNRSYFYESLSHSLSTTTGSKPVSVIVSDLDRFKRINDTYGHLQGDKVLQFVANLLMDSVRPQDIAARIGGEEFVLLLPNTSSEAAKQVAERIRILLASFDRETTHGELPEPITISMGVYTTTSSAVTAEECVERADKAMYEAKETGRNRVVVFS; encoded by the coding sequence ATGATTGTGATTAACCGACATCTGGGAAACCGATATGTTTCCTTCGCTCTGACTTGCCTGGTTTTCTTTGGCATATTACATGCGATATTTAATAATATAGAACGTACTGTCCCGACGCTGTCACCATTTTTATTCCCGACGCTGACCGTATTTCTGCTGGTGTTTCATCTGTTTATTGCCATTTTTATGATCATGAAATACTGGTGCGACAAACAGCGCGTGTTCCTGCTCGCCATCGCCTTTGCCTTTGTGGGCTCAGCGCTACTGATGGCGGGTACCCTGAGCTGCTTCCCGACGTGGCTAAACCCGTACAGCCTGCATCCCAATAACTATAACGATGCGATGATTTATTTCATGATGCGCAACATTATGATGGCCAGTCTGTTTACGCTTTCGACGGTACTTTTTACATTGCGTCACTCGGCATTAACACGACCAATGTACGGATTCATCGTGGGGTTATTATTAATTTTCACCGCGCTGATGATAATTCTCGCGTGGCTCTACTCCAGCCATAGCGCGTTGCTCTCGCTGGATTTAGTCAATAATGACACCCGACAGAGCACGATATTATGGACGCAAGTCATTAATATTATCCTGATCCTGTTCTGGGTGAGCACATTAATAACCATGCTGGTTATTACTCGTCTGAGAAATCTATTCTGGCTGAGCGGCTGTTTTCTGTGTGTCTGCTATATCATTACCTTATCGACGCTGATGACCACCGACTATGTGGGAGGGTTCGTCTGGTACCGGGCGAGATTTTTTGAAGCTATCGCCACGCTGGTGATTATCTTCACCCTGCTGCAGGATGTGTTTAGCCTCTATCGCCAGTCACATCTCAAATACCAGCAGTCGTACCAGAACTCGATTCGTGATGCCCTCACGCGCCTCTACAATCGCAGCTATTTTTACGAATCCTTGAGTCACTCGCTCAGTACCACTACTGGCAGCAAACCCGTGTCGGTGATAGTGAGCGATCTCGACCGTTTCAAACGCATCAACGACACCTATGGGCACCTGCAGGGTGACAAGGTGTTGCAGTTTGTCGCCAACCTGCTGATGGACTCCGTACGCCCGCAGGATATTGCCGCGCGCATCGGCGGCGAAGAGTTTGTTTTACTGCTGCCCAATACCTCGTCAGAGGCGGCTAAACAGGTGGCTGAACGGATCCGTATTCTGTTAGCCAGTTTTGATCGTGAAACGACGCACGGGGAACTACCGGAACCGATCACCATCAGCATGGGGGTCTATACCACGACCTCCTCCGCCGTGACCGCCGAAGAGTGCGTCGAGCGCGCGGATAAGGCGATGTATGAGGCCAAAGAGACGGGACGAAATCGGGTGGTAGTGTTCAGCTAA
- the slyB gene encoding outer membrane lipoprotein SlyB, whose amino-acid sequence MILRVLGVSLIGLTLAGCVNNDSLSGDVYTASEAKQVQNVTYGTVVNVRPVQIQGGDDSNVIGAIGGAVLGGFLGNTVGGGTGRSLATAAGAVAGGVAGQGVQGAMNKTQGVELEIRKDDGNTIMVVQKQGNTRFSSGQRVVLASNGSQVTVSPR is encoded by the coding sequence ATGATTTTACGTGTACTGGGCGTTTCATTGATTGGTTTAACTCTGGCTGGCTGCGTGAATAACGACTCCCTTTCCGGTGACGTTTACACTGCCTCCGAAGCCAAACAAGTGCAAAACGTCACTTACGGTACTGTTGTTAACGTGCGTCCGGTTCAGATCCAGGGCGGCGATGACAGCAACGTGATTGGCGCAATTGGCGGTGCTGTGCTGGGTGGTTTCCTGGGTAACACCGTCGGTGGTGGCACCGGGCGTTCTCTGGCGACAGCCGCAGGTGCGGTTGCCGGTGGCGTAGCCGGTCAGGGCGTTCAGGGTGCGATGAACAAAACCCAGGGCGTTGAGCTGGAAATCCGTAAAGACGACGGCAACACCATCATGGTGGTGCAGAAACAGGGCAACACTCGATTCTCTAGCGGTCAGCGTGTTGTACTGGCGAGCAACGGTAGCCAGGTTACTGTTTCCCCACGCTAA
- the anmK gene encoding anhydro-N-acetylmuramic acid kinase, with translation MKSGRYIGVMSGTSLDGVDVVLAAIDENMVAQQASLTWPIPVELKEAILSICQGQQLTLSQLGRLDVQLGSLFADGVLALMQQENLQPKDVVAIGCHGQTVWHEPVGDAPHTMQIGDNNQIVAKTGVTVVGDFRRRDIALGGQGAPLVPAFHQALLAHPLERRMVLNIGGIANLSMLIPGQAVRGYDTGPGNMLMDAWIWRQRGKAYDKDAQWASEGKVILPLLQSMLSDPYFAAPAPKSTGREYFNYGWLERQLTPFPALAPQDVQATLVELTAISISEQVLLSGGCERLLVCGGGSRNPLVMARLAGLLPGTEVTTTDVAGISGDDMEALAFAWLAWRTVAGLPGNLPSVTGAREASVLGAIFPANPRQNQS, from the coding sequence ATGAAATCGGGTCGCTATATCGGTGTGATGTCTGGCACCAGCCTTGACGGTGTCGATGTTGTCCTTGCTGCAATTGATGAGAATATGGTGGCGCAGCAGGCCAGCCTGACCTGGCCGATCCCCGTTGAGCTGAAGGAAGCGATTCTGAGCATTTGCCAGGGCCAACAGCTGACCCTGTCGCAGCTGGGGCGGCTGGACGTACAGCTGGGATCGCTGTTTGCTGATGGCGTGCTGGCGTTGATGCAGCAGGAAAATCTGCAGCCGAAAGACGTGGTGGCGATTGGTTGTCACGGGCAAACAGTCTGGCACGAGCCGGTCGGGGACGCGCCGCATACGATGCAGATTGGCGACAACAACCAGATCGTGGCGAAAACCGGTGTGACGGTGGTGGGCGATTTCCGCCGTCGCGATATCGCGCTCGGCGGGCAGGGCGCGCCGCTGGTTCCGGCGTTTCACCAGGCGCTGCTGGCGCATCCGCTTGAACGCCGGATGGTGCTCAATATTGGCGGTATCGCCAATCTCTCCATGCTCATTCCAGGCCAAGCGGTGCGCGGCTACGATACCGGCCCCGGCAATATGCTGATGGATGCCTGGATCTGGCGTCAGCGCGGCAAAGCCTACGACAAAGACGCACAGTGGGCCAGCGAGGGGAAAGTGATCCTCCCGCTGCTGCAATCGATGCTGAGCGACCCCTATTTTGCGGCACCTGCGCCGAAGAGCACCGGTCGGGAATACTTTAACTATGGCTGGCTTGAGCGCCAGCTGACGCCATTCCCGGCGCTGGCCCCGCAGGATGTGCAGGCGACGCTGGTGGAGCTGACGGCAATCTCAATCTCTGAACAGGTCTTGCTGAGCGGCGGCTGTGAACGCCTTCTCGTGTGCGGTGGCGGGAGCCGTAACCCACTGGTGATGGCGCGTCTCGCCGGGCTGCTTCCTGGCACCGAGGTGACCACCACCGATGTGGCCGGGATTAGCGGGGATGATATGGAAGCCCTGGCCTTCGCCTGGCTTGCCTGGCGCACGGTCGCCGGACTGCCGGGAAATCTCCCCTCTGTCACCGGTGCACGCGAAGCCAGCGTGCTGGGCGCCATTTTTCCGGCCAACCCACGTCAGAATCAGAGTTAA
- the mliC gene encoding C-type lysozyme inhibitor: MKKLLLAFAPLLLAGCSYYNQFVDRMNTDTLEYRCDEKPLTVKLNNPRQEASFIYDNKVLNLKQGMSASGARYTDGIYVFWSKGDDATVYKRDRVVLNNCVLQNPKR, translated from the coding sequence ATGAAAAAACTTCTGCTTGCTTTTGCCCCTCTCTTACTCGCGGGTTGTAGCTACTACAACCAGTTCGTCGATCGCATGAACACCGACACGCTGGAATATCGCTGCGACGAAAAACCGCTGACCGTGAAGCTGAATAACCCGCGTCAGGAAGCCAGTTTCATCTATGACAATAAAGTGCTGAACCTGAAACAGGGAATGTCCGCCTCCGGCGCGCGCTATACCGATGGGATTTATGTCTTCTGGTCGAAAGGTGACGATGCCACCGTCTATAAACGCGACCGCGTCGTGCTGAACAACTGCGTGCTGCAGAATCCGAAGCGTTGA
- the pdxH gene encoding pyridoxamine 5'-phosphate oxidase has product MSDNDELQQIAHLRREYTKGGLRRQDLPAEPLVLFERWLKQACEAKLADPTAMVVATVDEHGQPYQRIVLLKHYDEKGLVFYTNLGSRKAHHLENNPRISLLFPWHMLERQVMVTGKVERLSTLEVLKYFHSRPRDSQIGAWVSKQSSRISARGVLESKFLELKQKFQQGEVPLPSFWGGFRVPVEQMEFWQGGEHRLHDRFLYQRDSDAWKIDRLAP; this is encoded by the coding sequence ATGTCAGATAACGATGAATTGCAGCAAATTGCGCATCTGCGCCGTGAATACACCAAAGGCGGCCTGCGTCGCCAGGATCTTCCCGCTGAACCCCTCGTCCTTTTTGAGCGCTGGCTGAAACAGGCCTGTGAGGCCAAACTCGCCGATCCGACGGCGATGGTCGTTGCCACCGTCGATGAGCACGGCCAGCCGTATCAGCGCATCGTCCTGCTGAAACACTACGACGAAAAAGGGCTGGTGTTTTACACCAACCTTGGCAGCCGTAAGGCCCATCATCTGGAAAACAATCCGCGCATCAGCCTGCTGTTCCCGTGGCATATGCTGGAGCGTCAGGTGATGGTGACCGGCAAAGTCGAACGCCTTTCGACGCTGGAAGTGCTGAAGTATTTCCATAGCCGTCCGCGCGACAGCCAGATCGGTGCCTGGGTCTCCAAACAGTCGAGCCGTATTTCGGCGCGCGGCGTGCTGGAGAGCAAATTCCTCGAGCTGAAACAGAAATTCCAGCAGGGCGAAGTGCCGCTCCCGAGCTTCTGGGGCGGATTCCGCGTGCCTGTTGAACAGATGGAGTTCTGGCAGGGCGGCGAACATCGTCTCCATGACCGCTTTTTATACCAGCGTGACAGCGACGCGTGGAAAATCGACCGACTGGCCCCGTAA
- the tyrS gene encoding tyrosine--tRNA ligase: protein MASSNLIKQLQERGLVAQVTDEAALAERLAQGPIALYCGFDPTADSLHLGHLVPLLCLKRFQQMGHKPVALVGGATGLIGDPSFKAAERKLNTEDTVQEWVDKIRKQVAPFLDFDCGENSAIAANNYDWFGGMNVLTFLRDIGKHFSVNQMINKEAVKQRLNRDDQGISFTEFSYNLLQGYDFACLNKLHGVALQIGGSDQWGNITSGIDLTRRLHQNQVFGLTVPLITKADGTKFGKTEGGAVWLDPKKTSPYKFYQFWINTADADVYRFLKFFTFMDIEEINALEEEDKNSGKAPRAQYVLADQVTSLVHGEEGLAAAKRITASLFNGTLSDLSVEDFEQLAQDGVPMVEMEKGADLMQALVDSELQPSRGQARKTIASNAITINGEKQADPEYTFAESDRLYGKYTLLRRGKKNYCLVCWK from the coding sequence ATGGCAAGCAGTAACTTGATTAAACAATTGCAAGAGCGGGGCCTCGTGGCCCAGGTGACGGACGAAGCAGCGTTAGCAGAGCGACTGGCGCAAGGCCCGATCGCGCTCTATTGCGGCTTCGATCCCACCGCTGACAGCTTGCACTTGGGGCATCTTGTTCCATTGTTATGCCTGAAACGCTTCCAGCAGATGGGCCACAAGCCTGTGGCGCTGGTGGGTGGTGCGACCGGTCTGATTGGTGACCCGAGCTTTAAAGCCGCCGAGCGTAAACTGAATACGGAAGATACCGTGCAGGAGTGGGTGGATAAAATCCGCAAGCAAGTTGCGCCATTCCTCGATTTCGATTGCGGCGAAAACTCCGCGATTGCGGCCAACAACTACGACTGGTTTGGCGGCATGAACGTGCTGACTTTCCTGCGTGATATCGGCAAGCACTTCTCCGTTAATCAGATGATCAACAAAGAAGCGGTCAAGCAGCGTCTGAACCGTGACGATCAGGGCATCTCCTTCACCGAGTTCTCCTACAACCTGCTGCAGGGTTATGACTTCGCCTGTCTGAACAAACTGCACGGCGTGGCGCTGCAGATTGGTGGTTCCGACCAGTGGGGCAACATCACGTCCGGTATCGACCTGACGCGTCGTCTGCATCAGAACCAGGTCTTCGGTCTGACCGTTCCGCTGATCACCAAAGCCGATGGCACCAAATTCGGTAAAACCGAAGGCGGCGCGGTCTGGCTCGATCCGAAGAAAACCAGCCCGTACAAATTCTACCAGTTCTGGATCAACACCGCCGATGCGGACGTTTATCGCTTCCTGAAGTTCTTCACCTTCATGGACATTGAAGAGATCAATGCGCTGGAAGAAGAAGACAAGAACAGCGGCAAAGCGCCTCGCGCGCAGTATGTGCTGGCCGATCAGGTCACCAGCCTGGTGCACGGTGAAGAAGGCCTGGCGGCGGCGAAACGCATTACTGCCAGCCTGTTCAACGGTACGCTGAGCGATCTGAGCGTGGAAGATTTCGAGCAGCTGGCGCAGGATGGCGTGCCGATGGTAGAGATGGAGAAGGGCGCAGACCTGATGCAGGCGCTGGTGGATTCCGAGCTGCAGCCGTCCCGCGGTCAGGCACGTAAAACTATCGCCTCTAACGCCATCACCATCAACGGTGAAAAGCAGGCCGATCCGGAGTACACCTTCGCAGAGAGCGATCGCCTGTACGGCAAATACACGCTGCTGCGTCGCGGTAAGAAGAATTACTGTCTGGTTTGCTGGAAGTAA
- the pdxY gene encoding pyridoxal kinase PdxY, with amino-acid sequence MNNILAIQSHVVFGHAGNSAAEFPMRRLGANVWPLNTVQFSNHTQYGKWTGCVLPASHLTEIVQGIADIDQLKRCDAVLSGYLGSAEQGEHILGIVRQVKAANPSAKFFCDPVMGHPEKGCIVAPGVAEFHVRHAMPASDIIAPNLIELEILCEHPVNSVEEAVTASRELIAQGPEIVLVKHLARAGISHDRFEMLLVTKDDAWHISRPLVDFGARQPVGVGDVTSGLLLVKLLQGASLRDALEHVTAAVYEIMIATKQMDEYELQVVAAQDRIAKPEHYFSATQL; translated from the coding sequence ATGAATAACATCCTCGCTATTCAGTCCCACGTTGTTTTTGGACATGCCGGCAACAGCGCCGCTGAGTTTCCCATGCGCCGTCTCGGGGCCAACGTCTGGCCACTCAACACCGTTCAGTTCTCCAATCACACGCAGTACGGCAAATGGACGGGCTGTGTGCTGCCCGCGTCGCACTTGACCGAGATTGTGCAGGGTATCGCGGATATCGACCAGCTGAAGCGCTGTGACGCCGTGCTGAGCGGTTATCTCGGCTCTGCAGAGCAGGGCGAGCATATCCTCGGTATTGTGCGTCAGGTGAAAGCGGCGAACCCGTCGGCCAAATTCTTCTGCGATCCGGTAATGGGTCATCCCGAAAAAGGCTGCATCGTCGCGCCGGGCGTGGCGGAGTTCCACGTGCGTCATGCGATGCCCGCCAGCGATATTATTGCGCCGAATCTGATTGAGCTTGAGATCCTGTGCGAGCATCCGGTGAACAGCGTGGAAGAAGCCGTGACAGCGTCACGTGAGCTGATCGCTCAGGGGCCGGAGATCGTGCTGGTGAAGCATCTGGCGCGGGCTGGGATCAGCCACGACCGGTTTGAAATGCTGCTGGTGACGAAAGATGACGCCTGGCATATCAGCCGTCCGCTGGTGGATTTTGGTGCGCGTCAGCCGGTTGGTGTGGGTGATGTGACCAGCGGGTTACTGCTGGTGAAACTGTTGCAGGGCGCTTCTCTTCGCGACGCACTGGAGCATGTGACCGCCGCGGTGTATGAAATCATGATCGCGACCAAACAGATGGATGAGTATGAGTTGCAGGTAGTGGCGGCGCAGGATCGTATCGCGAAGCCGGAGCACTATTTTAGCGCGACGCAGCTTTAA
- the gstA gene encoding glutathione transferase GstA, giving the protein MKLFYKPGACSLASHITLRESGKDFTLDSVDLMKKRLENGEDYFAINPKGQVPALVLDDGTLLTEGVAIMQFLADTVPDRQLLAPTGSISRYKTLEWLNYIATELHKGFTPLFRPDTPEEYKPTVRALLEKKLQYINESLKDDQWICGQRFTIADAYLFTVLRWARAVKLNLEGLSHIESYMERMAARPGVAAALKAEGLN; this is encoded by the coding sequence ATGAAACTGTTCTACAAACCAGGCGCATGCTCTTTGGCTTCGCACATCACCCTGCGCGAGAGCGGCAAGGATTTCACGCTCGATAGCGTCGACCTGATGAAAAAGCGTCTGGAGAATGGCGAGGACTACTTCGCGATTAACCCGAAAGGACAGGTTCCGGCTCTGGTGCTGGACGACGGCACCCTGCTCACCGAAGGCGTGGCGATCATGCAGTTCCTGGCAGACACCGTTCCCGATCGCCAGTTGCTGGCCCCGACCGGCAGCATTTCCCGCTATAAGACGCTGGAGTGGCTGAACTACATCGCCACCGAGCTGCACAAAGGCTTTACGCCGCTGTTCCGCCCGGATACGCCTGAGGAGTACAAACCGACCGTTCGTGCCCTGCTTGAGAAAAAACTGCAGTACATCAACGAATCCCTGAAAGACGATCAGTGGATTTGCGGCCAGCGTTTTACCATCGCTGACGCCTATCTGTTTACGGTTCTGCGCTGGGCGCGGGCTGTGAAGCTGAATCTGGAAGGGTTAAGCCACATTGAGTCGTATATGGAACGTATGGCGGCGCGCCCTGGCGTGGCGGCGGCGCTGAAGGCGGAAGGGTTGAACTAA